One region of Oryzias latipes chromosome 6, ASM223467v1 genomic DNA includes:
- the fam192a gene encoding protein FAM192A isoform X1, whose product MAGAEATNVDLSRKFVSETELDERRKKRQEEWEKVRNPEDPEEAPEEEYDSRSLFERLQEQKDKKQQEFEEQFKFRNMVRGLDEDESSFLDEVSRQQSLVEKQRRDEEKQELLEYRSALVKQPASESHREPEKKSTPKASATEPKTSHLSQAHLLVGAVKRRNSSQSSGNSKKQKVDGTTEASATGNSDRLTEQEAEAAAGRGRTAASEDQPASLTMNTATTPVKSRQGTLHLPSAAMCVGVLPGLCAYSGSSDSDSSSDSEGSVDAIMSPYPRHSRAYR is encoded by the exons ATGGCGGGAGCAGAAGCAACAAACGTGGACCTCAGCAGGAAGTTTGTGTCCGAGACAGAGCTTgatgagaggaggaagaagagacaGGAGGAGTGGGAGAAAGTCCGGAACCCTGAAGATCCGGAAG AGGCGCCAGAGGAGGAGTACGACTCACGTTCGCTCTTTGAGCGGCTGCAGGAGCAGAAAGACAAGAAACAGCAGGAATTTGAGGAGCAGTTTAAATTCA gGAACATGGTGAGGGGATTGGATGAAGATGAGAGCAGCTTCTTGGATGAGGTCTCACGGCAGCAGAGCCTGGTGGAGAAGCAGCGGAGGGATGAGGAGAAGCAGGAGCTGCTGGAGTACAGA AGCGCTTTAGTGAAGCAGCCGGCTTCAGAGAGCCACAGAGAGCCAGAGAAGAAGTCTACTCCCAAAGCTTCAGCGACCGAGCCGAAGACCAGCCACCTGTCTCAGGCACACTTATTAGTCGGGGCTGTGAAGAGACGCAA CTCGTCACAATCGTCAGGAAACAGCAAGAAGCAGAAAGTGGACGGAACAACAGAAGCCTCAGCGACAGGAAACTCAGACAGACTTACAG AACAGGAGGCAGAAGCAGCGGCAGGAAGAGGAAGGACGGCAGCCTCTGAGGATCAACCCGCCTCCCTCACCATGAACACGGCCACTACTCCCGTGAAATCCCGTCAGGGCACCCTGCACCTGCCATCCGCCGCCATGTGTGTCGGCGTTTTACCGGGACTCTGTGCGTACTCTGGCAGCAGCGACTCGGACAGCAGCTCGGACAGCGAAGGTAGCGTGGACGCAATCATGTCGCCGTACCCGCGGCACAGCAGGGcctacagataa
- the fam192a gene encoding protein FAM192A isoform X2: MAGAEATNVDLSRKFVSETELDERRKKRQEEWEKVRNPEDPEEAPEEEYDSRSLFERLQEQKDKKQQEFEEQFKFRNMVRGLDEDESSFLDEVSRQQSLVEKQRRDEEKQELLEYRSALVKQPASESHREPEKKSTPKASATEPKTSHLSQAHLLVGAVKRRNSSQSSGNSKKQKVDGTTEASATGNSDRLTEQEAEAAAGRGRTAASEDQPASLTMNTATTPVKSRQGTLHLPSAAMCVGVLPGLCAYSGSSDSDSSSDSEV, from the exons ATGGCGGGAGCAGAAGCAACAAACGTGGACCTCAGCAGGAAGTTTGTGTCCGAGACAGAGCTTgatgagaggaggaagaagagacaGGAGGAGTGGGAGAAAGTCCGGAACCCTGAAGATCCGGAAG AGGCGCCAGAGGAGGAGTACGACTCACGTTCGCTCTTTGAGCGGCTGCAGGAGCAGAAAGACAAGAAACAGCAGGAATTTGAGGAGCAGTTTAAATTCA gGAACATGGTGAGGGGATTGGATGAAGATGAGAGCAGCTTCTTGGATGAGGTCTCACGGCAGCAGAGCCTGGTGGAGAAGCAGCGGAGGGATGAGGAGAAGCAGGAGCTGCTGGAGTACAGA AGCGCTTTAGTGAAGCAGCCGGCTTCAGAGAGCCACAGAGAGCCAGAGAAGAAGTCTACTCCCAAAGCTTCAGCGACCGAGCCGAAGACCAGCCACCTGTCTCAGGCACACTTATTAGTCGGGGCTGTGAAGAGACGCAA CTCGTCACAATCGTCAGGAAACAGCAAGAAGCAGAAAGTGGACGGAACAACAGAAGCCTCAGCGACAGGAAACTCAGACAGACTTACAG AACAGGAGGCAGAAGCAGCGGCAGGAAGAGGAAGGACGGCAGCCTCTGAGGATCAACCCGCCTCCCTCACCATGAACACGGCCACTACTCCCGTGAAATCCCGTCAGGGCACCCTGCACCTGCCATCCGCCGCCATGTGTGTCGGCGTTTTACCGGGACTCTGTGCGTACTCTGGCAGCAGCGACTCGGACAGCAGCTCGGACAGCGAAG TTTAA
- the exosc6 gene encoding exosome complex component MTR3 yields MPTDTKRVRGPEVSQSPSLFDCRPSVVPPSHGARADGRQRDQVDVRPVFVRCGLVSQAKGSAYIEAGDTKLLCSVYGPRETERKDETDMKCGRLTTDMRFAPFSCPERGSWIQGSQDKNFSLMLQESLQPALCLHKYPRSQIEVNVMVLENSGSVQAHAITCASLALADAGIEMYDLVLGCSIRQDGSSYVVDPTYSEESNWSSSEHQGGLTVAFLPSLNQVSGLQSDGEMAEETLTAGIRTCIEGCYKLYPVIQQALVKAVRRAQPPPPES; encoded by the exons ATGCCGACGGACACCAAACGTGTACGCGGGCCCGAGGTGTCTCAAAGCCCGTCTTTGTTTGACTGCAGACCCTCTGTGGTTCCCCCGTCGCATGGGGCCCGAGCGGACGGCCGCCAGCGGGACCAGGTGGACGTCCGGCCGGTGTTTGTGCGCTGCGGCCTGGTGAGTCAAGCTAAAGGTTCCGCGTACATAGAAGCTGGAGACACCAAGCTGCTGTGCAGCGTTTACGGCCCGAGAGAGACGGAGCGGAAAGATGAGACTGACATGAAATGTGGACG ACTGACCACAGACATGCGCTTCGCCCCGTTTTCCTGTCCGGAGAGGGGCTCCTGGATCCAGGGGAGCCAGGACAAGAACTTCTCCCTGATGCTGCAGGAGAGTCTGCAGCCGGCCTTGTGCCTTCACAAATACCCCCGCTCCCAGATTGAGGTCAACGTCATGGTCCTGGAGAACAGCGGTTCGGTTCAGGCCCACGCCATCACGTGCGCCTCCCTGGCACTGGCTGACGCGGGGATTGAAATGTACGACCTGGTGCTGGGCTGCTCCATCCGACAGGATGGCTCCTCCTACGTGGTCGACCCCACTTACTCAGAAGAGAGCAACTGGAGCAGCAGCGAACACCAAGGAGGGCTCACCGTGGCGTTTCTCCCCAGCCTGAACCAGGTTTCCGGCCTGCAGTCGGATGGAGAAATGGCTGAAGAGACTCTGACGGCAGGGATTCGGACCTGCATTGAGGGATGTTACAAACTGTACCCAGTAATCCAGCAGGCTTTGGTTAAGGCTGTGCGCAGAGCGCAACCCCCACCACCCGAAAGCTGA
- the aars gene encoding alanine--tRNA ligase, cytoplasmic, whose product MDSSLSAAQIRQKFIDFFLRYEHQYVHSSSTIPLDDPTLLFANAGMNQYKPIFLNTIDPSHPMAKLRRAANTQKCIRAGGKHNDLDDVGKDVYHHTFFEMLGSWSFGDYFKQLACKMALELLTEEFGISIDRLYVTYFGGNPDAGLEPDLECKQIWMDLGVEEARILPGSMKDNFWEMGDTGPCGPCSEIHYDRIGGRDASHLVNMDDPNVLEIWNLVFIQFNRESETELKPLPKKSIDTGMGLERLVSVLQNKMSNYDTDLFVPYFEAIQKGTGARPYSGKVGAEDVDGIDMAYRVLADHARTITIALSDGGRPDNTGRGYVLRRILRRAVRYSHEKLGAQRGFFASLVDVVVDSLGDAFPELKKDPDMVKDVINEEEAQFLKTLSRGRRILDRKIMSLGDCKTLPGDTAWLLYDTYGFPLDLTSLIAEEKGMEVDLAGFEEEKKAAQLKSQGKGAGDVDHIMLDIYAIEELRNKHVPPTDDSPKYVYTSDENGNYEFQQASATVLALRCDRAFCEEVTTGQECGVVLDQTSFYAEQGGQTYDEGYMLRENDNTDDRMEFTVKNTQVRGGYVLHIGTVYGTLRVGDRVSLCIDEARRRPIMSNHTATHILNFALRGVLGEADQRGSLVAPDRLRFDFTAKGALKTDEIHRTEDIACAMIRDAKPVYAKEASLAEAKAIQGLRAVFDETYPDPVRVVSIGVPVQELLDDPNSPAGSLTSIEFCGGTHLQNSSHAAPFVIVSEEAIAKGIRRIVAVTGAEAQKAQRKADALRQSLSALGDKVKQQASPNKDIQKEIADMTESLGTAVISQWQKDEMRETLKGLKKTMDDLDRSYKADIQKRVLEKTKEVIESNPNQPLLIMEMETGASAKALNESLKLLKAQSPHTATMLLTVDPDAGKITCLCQVPQEVAGRGLKASEWVQELCPLLDGKGGGKDTSAQATGRNTQCLQEALQMANEFARLKLGEN is encoded by the exons ATGGACTCCTCACTGAGTGCAGCTCAAATCCGACAGAAGTTCATTGACTTCTTCCTCCGCTATGAGCATCAGTATGTTCACTCGTCGTCCACCATCCCGCTGGACGACCCCACGCTGCTCTTTGCCAACGCTGGCATGAACCAG TACAAGCCCATCTTCCTCAACACCATAGACCCCTCCCACCCCATGGCCAAGCTGCGGCGTGCCGCCAACACTCAGAAGTGCATCCGTGCAGGAGGCAAACACAACGACCTGGATGATGTGGGGAAAGACGTTTACCACCACACCTTCTTTGAAATGCTGGGCTCCTGGTCCTTTGGGGACTACTTCAAG CAACTGGCCTGTAAAATGGCACTGGAGCTCCTCACGGAGGAGTTTGGGATCTCCATAGACCGCCTGTATGTCACATACTTTGGAGGAAACCCCGATGCCGGCCTGGAGCCGGATCTGGAGTGTAAACAGATCTGGATGGACCTGGG GGTGGAGGAGGCTCGCATCCTGCCAGGCAGCATGAAGGACAACTTCTGGGAAATGGGGGACACGGGCCCCTGCGGCCCCTGCAGCGAGATCCACTACGACCGCATTGGGGGCAGGGACGCCTCTCACCTGGTAAACATGGACGACCCCAACGTGCTGGAGATCTGGAACCTGGTGTTCATCCAGTTCAACAG AGAGTCGGAGACGGAGTTGAAGCCTTTACCTAAGAAAAGCATCGACACTGGAATGGGTCTGGAGCGCCTGGTGTCTGTTCTGCAGAACAAGATGTCCAACTACGACACCGACCTCTTTGTTCCGTACTTTGAGGCCATTCAGAAG gGAACAGGAGCTCGACCTTACAGCGGTAAAGTTGGTGCTGAGGACGTTGACGGTATCGACATGGCGTACCGCGTTCTTGCTGATCACGCCCGCACCATCACCATCGCCCTGTCGGACGGAGGCCGGCCCGACAACACTGGGAGAGG TTACGTGCTGAGGAGGATCCTGCGCCGCGCCGTCCGTTACTCTCACGAGAAGCTGGGCGCTCAGAGGGGCTTCTTCGCCTCTCTGGTGGATGTGGTGGTCGACTCCCTG GGCGATGCTTTTCCTGAGCTAAAGAAGGATCCAGACATGGTCAAAGACGTCATCAACGAGGAAGAGGCGCAGTTCCTCAAAACCCTCAGCAGAGGTCGCCGCATCCTCGACAGGAAGATCATGAGTCTGGGCGACTGTAAAACCCTCCCCG GCGACACCGCTTGGCTTTTGTACGACACGTACGGCTTTCCCCTGGACCTGACCTCCCTCATCGCAGAGGAGAAAGGGATGGAGGTGGATCTGGCTGGGTTtgaggaggagaagaaagctGCACAG CTGAAGTCCCAGGGCAAAGGTGCCGGAGACGTGGACCACATCATGCTGGACATCTACGCCATCGAAGAGCTGAGAAACAAGCACGTTCCCCCCACAGACGACTCCCCCAAATACGTGTATACCTCAGATGAAAACGGGAACTACG AGTTCCAGCAGGCCTCAGCCACGGTTCTGGCTCTGCGCTGCGATCGCGCCTTCTGCGAGGAAGTGACGACGGGTCAGGAGTGTGGCGTGGTGCTGGACCAGACGTCCTTCTACGCCGAGCAGGGCGGGCAGACGTACGACGAAGGCTACATGCTGCGAGAGAACGACAACACAGACGAT aGGATGGAGTTCACCGTGAAGAACACGCAGGTTCGGGGGGGTTATGTTCTGCACATCGGTACGGTCTACGGGACGCTGAGAGTGGGGGACAGGGTCAGCCTGTGCATCGATGAG GCTCGCCGTCGGCCCATCATGAGCAACCACACCGCCACGCACATCCTGAACTTTGCCCTAAGGGGGGTTCTGGGGGAGGCAGATCAGCGAGGTTCTCTGGTGGCGCCTGACCGTCTGCGCTTCGACTTCACCGCTAAAGGTGCTCTGAAAACCGATGAGATCCACCGAACGGAGGATATTGCCTGTGCCATGATCAGAGACGCAAAG CCCGTTTACGCCAAGGAGGCTTCTCTGGCAGAAGCTAAGGCCATCCAGGGTCTGCGCGCCGTGTTTGACGAGACGTACCCCGACCCAGTCCGGGTCGTGTCCATCGGCGTGCCCGTCCAGGAGCTGCTCGATGACCCAAACAGTCCTGCCGGATCCCTCACCTCCATCGAGTTCTGCGGGGGAAC CCATCTgcagaactccagccacgctgCTCCGTTTGTCATCGTCTCGGAGGAGGCCATCGCTAAAGGCATCCGCCGCATCGTCGCGGTGACGGGAGCAGAAGCCCAGAAG GCTCAGAGGAAAGCAGATGCTCTCCGTCAGTCTCTGTCTGCTCTGGGAGACAAAGTCAAACAGCAGGCGTCTCCAAACAAGGACATACAGAAGGAGATCGCCGACATGACCGAG TCTCTGGGTACCGCAGTCATCTCACAGTGGCAGAAGGACGAGATGAGAGAAACCCTGAAGGGGCTGAAGAAGACCATGGACGACCTGGACCGCAGCTACAAGGCCGACATCCAGAAGAGAGTCCTGGAGAAGACGAAGGAGGTGATCGAGAGCAACCCCAACCAGCCTCTGCTCATCATGGAGATGGAGACGGGAGCTTCTGCAAAG GCTCTGAACGAGTCTCTAAAGCTGCTCAAGGCGCAGTCCCCTCACACCGCCACCATGCTCCTCACCGTCGACCCCGACGCCGGGAAGATCACCTGCCTGTGTCAGGTCCCACAG GAGGTGGCTGGTCGTGGTCTGAAAGCCAGCGAGTGGGTTCAGGAGCTGTGCCCCCTGCTGGACGGTAAAGGAGGCGGCAAAGACACGTCGGCCCAGGCCACGGGCAGGAACACACAGTGCCTGCAGGAGGCGCTGCAGATGGCCAATGAGTTTGCACGACTAAAATTGGGGGAGAACTGA